A stretch of the Flavobacterium aquiphilum genome encodes the following:
- the pth gene encoding aminoacyl-tRNA hydrolase: MIKWIQKLFSSPKKEENIDKMKPEVHETQKNNTKVSKKFLIVGLGNIGSEYVNTRHNIGFKVLDFLAKKEGIPFETVKLGALAEYKFKGRTFFLLKPNTYMNLSGKAVKFWMEKENIPLENLFVITDDLNLPFGTIRIRKKGSDGGHNGLKNINQILNTQEYTRFRFGISDEFKKGQQVDYVLGDWDDAETAKLPERLELASEIIKSFGTAGIENTMSAYNGK, encoded by the coding sequence ATGATAAAGTGGATACAAAAACTGTTTTCATCACCAAAAAAAGAAGAGAACATAGATAAGATGAAACCGGAGGTTCACGAAACCCAAAAAAACAATACAAAAGTGAGTAAGAAATTTTTAATCGTAGGCCTCGGAAACATTGGCTCCGAATATGTAAATACCAGACACAATATTGGTTTTAAAGTATTGGATTTCCTAGCCAAAAAAGAAGGAATCCCATTCGAAACCGTGAAACTGGGCGCACTCGCCGAATACAAATTCAAAGGAAGAACCTTCTTTCTTTTAAAACCCAATACCTATATGAATTTAAGCGGTAAAGCCGTAAAATTCTGGATGGAGAAAGAGAATATTCCGCTGGAAAACCTATTTGTAATCACCGACGATTTGAATCTTCCTTTCGGAACTATCCGCATCCGCAAAAAAGGAAGCGACGGCGGCCACAACGGACTCAAAAACATCAACCAAATCCTAAACACACAGGAATACACCCGTTTTCGCTTCGGAATCAGCGATGAATTCAAAAAAGGACAACAAGTAGATTACGTACTGGGAGATTGGGACGATGCTGAAACAGCCAAACTTCCGGAAAGATTAGAACTCGCATCCGAAATCATAAAATCATTCGGAACAGCAGGAATAGAAAATACCATGTCTGCTTATAATGGAAAATAA
- a CDS encoding reprolysin-like metallopeptidase: MRRSLFCLVLFSISFLGFSQVKSSWRVVGVSQKILSQKADNDLGSEGQLLFTLNEAEFKQSLAVLHSNVSAGTSITVAVPNSEGKIEQFNVAESSNFAPELQAKYPEIRAYSGTGITDPKASISFSVSPDGVSTMVLRGDSGSEFIEQSDSDKSIYVVSSSKRRDKGTLPLTCKTTDVVLNKDLVKKTAEVKASNSVFMTFRLALSCTGEYAQFFGGTKNAALAAMNTTMTRVNGVFNKDLAVKLIIIANDTDVIYTDGATDPYSDAKAGVDGAWNTELQNTLTTVIGNANYDIGHLFGASGGGGDAGCIGCVCVDPTTAVPKGKGSAFTSPSNSVPRGDAFDIDFVTHEMGHQLGAVHTFSYDIEGTGFSVEPGSGSTIMGYAGITSYDVQNQSDDYFAYASISQIQSNLRNKCGVQTTLTNQTPTANAGADYTIPISTAFVLNGTVSDPNGDTMTYCWEQNDSASGTQASGANSIAYATKPNGPNFRSFLPVSVTSRYFPARTKVLAGQLVSTWEAVPSIARNLSFVFTVRDNAASGLAQTNSDAMVLTVDATKGPFAVTSQNVADSSWFLGYPQTITWDVNGANSLVGATNVNIKLSTDGGLTFPTVLASNTPNDGSEVITAPTTPAKNCRILIEPTGNVFYAVNAKPFAIGYSVSTSCNTYTYTTGIPTAIPESVTYAQRTIDVPVTTAEIADVNFNVKFTHTYISDVQIDVISPKGTIVKLFDKSCGSGSGSMDLTYDDAGVALTCGMTANQRIAPAGVLSTFNGENPSGTWILRFRDTGVGDTGTITAASIEICSSSYGTLATKSFEIDDFVLYPNPNKGNFNIHFSSSNTTDIQVLVTDMTGRKIYDKKFANGGDFNQNIQLKNAAAGAYIVSVIDGDRKGVSKIVVK, from the coding sequence ATGAGGAGATCATTATTTTGTCTCGTGTTATTTTCAATAAGTTTCTTAGGGTTTTCTCAAGTCAAATCGTCTTGGAGAGTTGTCGGCGTTTCTCAAAAGATTCTTTCTCAAAAAGCAGACAATGATTTAGGATCGGAAGGACAACTTTTGTTCACATTAAACGAAGCTGAATTTAAGCAATCGCTGGCAGTACTTCATTCTAATGTTTCAGCGGGTACTAGTATAACTGTTGCTGTTCCAAATAGTGAAGGTAAAATAGAGCAGTTCAATGTTGCAGAGTCGTCTAATTTTGCACCCGAATTACAAGCAAAATATCCTGAAATTCGAGCTTATTCCGGAACAGGAATTACTGATCCCAAAGCATCAATTAGTTTTAGTGTTTCTCCAGATGGTGTTTCAACAATGGTTTTGAGAGGGGATAGTGGATCGGAATTTATCGAACAGTCGGATAGTGATAAATCAATATATGTCGTTTCCAGTTCTAAGAGAAGAGATAAGGGAACTCTGCCTTTAACCTGTAAAACAACAGATGTTGTTTTGAATAAAGATTTGGTAAAGAAAACAGCCGAAGTCAAGGCTAGTAATAGTGTTTTTATGACTTTCAGGCTGGCTTTGTCTTGTACAGGTGAATATGCCCAATTTTTTGGTGGGACTAAAAATGCTGCTTTGGCAGCGATGAATACTACAATGACACGTGTAAATGGCGTTTTTAACAAAGACTTGGCTGTGAAATTAATAATAATAGCCAATGATACCGATGTGATTTACACTGATGGAGCGACCGACCCATATTCTGATGCAAAAGCGGGAGTTGATGGGGCTTGGAACACAGAATTGCAGAATACTTTGACTACGGTAATAGGTAATGCGAATTATGATATTGGTCATTTGTTTGGTGCTAGTGGCGGTGGCGGCGATGCAGGTTGTATAGGATGTGTTTGTGTCGATCCGACTACAGCAGTGCCAAAAGGTAAAGGAAGTGCTTTTACTTCGCCTTCCAATAGTGTGCCGCGGGGGGATGCTTTTGACATTGATTTTGTAACCCACGAAATGGGGCATCAATTGGGTGCTGTCCATACGTTTTCTTATGATATTGAAGGAACTGGATTTAGTGTAGAACCCGGAAGCGGTTCAACGATTATGGGGTATGCTGGAATTACAAGTTATGATGTTCAAAATCAGTCAGACGATTATTTTGCTTATGCGAGCATTTCTCAAATTCAGAGTAATTTGAGAAATAAATGTGGTGTTCAAACAACACTGACTAATCAGACACCTACTGCAAATGCCGGAGCAGATTATACTATTCCAATAAGTACTGCTTTTGTGTTGAATGGAACGGTCTCAGATCCAAACGGGGATACTATGACCTATTGCTGGGAACAAAATGATTCGGCTTCCGGAACCCAAGCGAGTGGTGCTAACAGTATTGCTTATGCGACAAAACCCAATGGCCCGAATTTTCGTTCATTTTTACCTGTTAGTGTTACTAGTCGCTATTTTCCGGCTAGAACTAAAGTATTGGCTGGTCAATTGGTTTCTACCTGGGAGGCAGTTCCGTCTATTGCGAGAAATTTGAGTTTTGTGTTTACCGTAAGGGATAATGCTGCATCGGGATTGGCGCAAACTAATTCGGATGCTATGGTGCTTACCGTTGATGCTACCAAAGGTCCATTTGCAGTAACATCACAAAATGTTGCTGATTCCAGTTGGTTTTTAGGTTATCCACAAACTATTACATGGGATGTGAACGGCGCTAATTCATTAGTTGGTGCAACCAATGTAAATATAAAGCTGTCCACAGATGGTGGTTTGACTTTTCCGACGGTTTTGGCGAGTAATACACCAAACGATGGTTCTGAAGTAATTACGGCACCAACAACCCCTGCTAAAAATTGCAGAATTTTGATTGAGCCTACCGGCAATGTTTTTTATGCTGTAAATGCCAAACCTTTTGCAATTGGCTATAGTGTTTCAACTTCTTGCAATACTTATACTTATACGACAGGGATACCGACCGCAATACCGGAATCGGTAACTTATGCACAGAGGACTATAGATGTACCCGTAACTACTGCTGAGATTGCCGATGTTAATTTTAATGTCAAATTTACCCATACTTATATTTCGGATGTTCAAATCGATGTGATCAGTCCGAAAGGAACTATTGTAAAATTGTTTGATAAGTCTTGTGGTTCGGGAAGCGGTAGCATGGATTTAACTTATGATGATGCCGGTGTGGCATTAACTTGTGGTATGACAGCAAATCAAAGAATCGCTCCTGCAGGAGTTTTGTCAACTTTTAATGGCGAAAATCCTAGTGGAACCTGGATATTGAGATTTAGAGATACCGGAGTGGGAGATACCGGAACAATTACCGCTGCATCAATTGAGATATGTTCGAGTTCTTACGGTACTTTGGCAACGAAAAGTTTTGAAATCGATGATTTTGTATTGTATCCGAATCCGAATAAAGGAAATTTCAATATTCATTTTTCAAGTTCGAATACAACCGATATTCAGGTTTTAGTGACCGATATGACAGGGCGAAAGATATACGATAAAAAGTTTGCAAACGGTGGTGATTTCAATCAGAATATCCAGTTAAAGAATGCAGCTGCGGGAGCTTATATTGTTTCAGTTATAGATGGCGACCGAAAAGGAGTTTCTAAAATTGTGGTGAAGTAA
- a CDS encoding bifunctional riboflavin kinase/FAD synthetase — MKIFHSINDFQIASGENAKKTILTLGTFDGVHFGHKKILEKITQNTENGKYESLVLTFFPHPRMVLQADSDIKLLNTIDEKIELLDKIGIQNLVIHPFDESFSRLTAEEFVKNILVDQFHIHKIIIGHDHRFGRNRTANIDDLKAFGEQYDFEVEEISAQEIKEVSVSSTKIRNALNDGKVALANEYLGYNYSLTGTITKGKQLGRTIGFPTANLKIAESFKLIPKNGVYIVKSVINSKTVQGMMNIGFNPTVEGKHQTIEINYFDFDEDLYDQKITVSILERIRSEQKFESVELLKEQLNKDKNTALAYFSKL; from the coding sequence TTGAAAATTTTTCATTCGATAAACGATTTCCAAATTGCATCCGGCGAAAATGCAAAAAAGACAATTCTTACGTTAGGAACCTTTGACGGTGTTCATTTTGGACATAAAAAAATACTGGAAAAAATCACTCAAAATACTGAAAACGGTAAATACGAAAGTTTAGTACTTACTTTTTTTCCGCATCCGCGAATGGTCCTTCAGGCTGATTCAGACATCAAACTTCTCAATACGATCGATGAAAAAATTGAACTGCTGGATAAAATCGGGATTCAAAATTTAGTTATTCATCCCTTTGATGAAAGTTTCTCCAGGTTAACAGCCGAGGAATTCGTAAAAAACATCCTTGTGGATCAGTTTCATATCCATAAAATAATAATTGGCCACGATCATAGATTTGGACGTAACAGAACTGCCAATATTGATGATTTGAAAGCTTTTGGGGAACAATATGATTTTGAAGTGGAAGAAATTTCGGCCCAAGAGATTAAAGAAGTATCTGTAAGCTCCACCAAAATCAGAAATGCTTTAAACGATGGCAAAGTGGCTTTGGCCAATGAATATCTTGGTTACAATTATTCTTTGACCGGGACAATTACCAAAGGAAAACAACTGGGTAGGACTATTGGATTTCCTACCGCCAATTTAAAAATTGCAGAAAGCTTCAAACTGATTCCCAAAAACGGCGTTTACATTGTTAAAAGCGTGATTAATTCCAAAACGGTTCAAGGAATGATGAACATCGGCTTCAATCCTACTGTTGAAGGAAAACATCAAACCATCGAAATCAATTATTTTGATTTTGACGAAGATTTATACGACCAAAAAATCACTGTTTCAATCTTGGAACGAATTCGCTCTGAACAGAAATTTGAATCGGTTGAACTTTTAAAAGAGCAATTAAACAAAGACAAAAACACAGCTTTGGCTTATTTCAGCAAATTGTAG